DNA from Methanobacteriales archaeon HGW-Methanobacteriales-1:
AATGCGCCAACATCAGTTACAATACTTACAACTTGAGCACTTCCTCTATCAGCCAGTTTAGTGACAGTAGCAGGATTTATATCCACACATATGCTTTTAACTTTAGAAGGGAGAATGTTACCCGTTGCTATAGAGTGTAACATGGTGGCAATCATAATCACCATATCCACATCCTGTGCATAAATCCGCATTGCATCTTGTGCCTCAATTACATCAGTTATAACATCCGGTAAAGGCCCATCATCACGTATAGATCCTGCAAGAACAAATGGAACATTATTTTTAACACATTCATACATTATACCCTTTTTTAGTACCCCATTGTCTACTGCATCTTTTATAGAGCCTTCTTTATTGATTTCATTTATGGCATTGATGTGATGACGATGCCCCCGAGTAACTGCTTCTCCACTGCGAACACAGATACCAAGCGAAGTTCCATATAATGCATTTTCAATATCATGAGTTGCCATTGCATTTCCAGCAAATATAACGTCAATATATCCTTCTTTAATCATTTGGGCAATTATTGGAGCTGAACCAGTGTGTACAATAGCCGGGCCACCTACAATAGCAATTTTTCCTCCTCGTTGTTTAATTTCTTTAATTTCCGATGCAATTTTCTTAATTAAAGACATCAATGGCTTTTCAGAGGAAACATCACTATTCATAAATTCAAATACTCCTTGTTTACCCCTTGGCCTTTCTGGAGGAGTGACTTTAATACCTTCACGCCCCACAACGATTAAATCATCCTTTTCAACACGACCTATTGGTTTGCAGAAGGCTTTTTTATCCCGAGGTTCTATAACAATCATACAATCCATTTCAATTTCTTCCACTTCAATCCATTCATCTTTATAATAAACAAAAGTGGGATGATTAGTAGTAGAATAAAAATCTGAAGGTAAAACTCTGTCTTTTTCAGATGCTACCAATTTAACCTCTTTAATTTCAGCTATAGATGCCCCAATTTCACTTAATTCATCCAATATTTCATTTAAGTGCTCTGGAGTCTCAGAAGAAACCAGAATTCTGGCATGGCTGGTATCCGTTTTCTTTTTACCAACTTCAAATTCCAGAATTTTAAAGTCGCCACCCATATCCATAATAATATCCATGGTTTTAGGAAGGATGAGACTATCTATAATGTGACCAGAAAGTTCTACTTCGCGCATATTCATTCTATAACCTCTAAAATCTAATAAATAGTGATTTTAATATGATAAATTAATATTAATCCTCATTTGACTTACTCAAAGCATTAAGAAAAATATTGTTCAACATAATTGTATTCTAAAGAATAGTATTTATTTATTTCATTATTTTTTTATTTAAAAGATATTTAATAGAAGTATTTAAAATTAATGAGAAAATAAAAAAAAAAAATTTAAATATAATCATTCATCACTGTAAACAAAGAAAATCATGAATAATTTTGGCCCCATTAACAGAAGTAATGTCTCCAATTTCTCTAGAAGCAACTTCCACCAAATCTATACCAATTACATCTTTTTGGGCCAATATTTTAATAAATTTTTCAATTTGGAAGGAATTCAGTCCACAGGGAGTTGGATTACCCACACTGGGTGCTTGAGAAGGATCTAAAACATCTATATCTATTGAAATATAAATTGGGCCTTTAATTTCATCCAGAATTGATTTTATCAAATTTTCATCATTTTTGATATCATGAGAAGTATAATAATCAATTTTTTGTGAATTTTCATCCACAAAATTTTTTTCTTCTAAAGATGCTGAACGAACACCAATTTGAATGATTTTTTTAGGCTCAAGATCAAAAACTCGACGCATAACCGTAGCATGAGAAAGTTTCTCTCCCAGGTATTCATTAATAATATCCATGTGCGCATCAAAATGAACTACAGTAATATCCTCTAATCCATGATGTTCTTTTAAGGCAGATATAACTCCCAAACTTATGCTGTGCTCACCCCCAATAATTATGGGGATAATTCCAGCACTATAAAGCTCCAATACGGTTTCTTGAAGTTTTTCACATGTTTTTTTGGCATTACCATGAATAACTTCCAGATCGCCTAAATCAAAAAAAATAGCATCTAAACTTTCATTAAATGACAAATTATAGTTTTCAAAGTTATAAGATGCCTCACGGACAGCCGATGGGCCAAAACGAGCCCCGGGCAGGTAAGTAGTAGTACCATCAAAAGGCACACCAATTATTCCGAAAGGCCTCTGATTTTCCGAGTTTGAATCAATATCCAAATTGGATATATAATGTTCAAAGTCCGATTTATCCCTAGAAAAAGCAAATTTTGAAGGGTTATGAGTATAAAATAACATTATGATCTCATTTCACATTTTATGAGTTAATATTATTTAAAATTTTATTATAATCATATTAGATATCTTTTTTATTAATTAAGCAATT
Protein-coding regions in this window:
- the speB gene encoding agmatinase, yielding MLFYTHNPSKFAFSRDKSDFEHYISNLDIDSNSENQRPFGIIGVPFDGTTTYLPGARFGPSAVREASYNFENYNLSFNESLDAIFFDLGDLEVIHGNAKKTCEKLQETVLELYSAGIIPIIIGGEHSISLGVISALKEHHGLEDITVVHFDAHMDIINEYLGEKLSHATVMRRVFDLEPKKIIQIGVRSASLEEKNFVDENSQKIDYYTSHDIKNDENLIKSILDEIKGPIYISIDIDVLDPSQAPSVGNPTPCGLNSFQIEKFIKILAQKDVIGIDLVEVASREIGDITSVNGAKIIHDFLCLQ
- a CDS encoding TIGR00300 family protein, coding for MNMREVELSGHIIDSLILPKTMDIIMDMGGDFKILEFEVGKKKTDTSHARILVSSETPEHLNEILDELSEIGASIAEIKEVKLVASEKDRVLPSDFYSTTNHPTFVYYKDEWIEVEEIEMDCMIVIEPRDKKAFCKPIGRVEKDDLIVVGREGIKVTPPERPRGKQGVFEFMNSDVSSEKPLMSLIKKIASEIKEIKQRGGKIAIVGGPAIVHTGSAPIIAQMIKEGYIDVIFAGNAMATHDIENALYGTSLGICVRSGEAVTRGHRHHINAINEINKEGSIKDAVDNGVLKKGIMYECVKNNVPFVLAGSIRDDGPLPDVITDVIEAQDAMRIYAQDVDMVIMIATMLHSIATGNILPSKVKSICVDINPATVTKLADRGSAQVVSIVTDVGAFLPILLDELKK